The Streptomyces sp. NBC_00440 genome contains a region encoding:
- the nuoH gene encoding NADH-quinone oxidoreductase subunit NuoH gives MFGRDPWWLVVIKAVFCFAFLMITVLFSIVWERKVVAWMQLRIGPNRHGPWGMLQSLADGIKLMLKEDLVVKRADKLVYVLAPIVAAVPAFMAIAVIPFGPSGNEVSIFGHRTTMQLTDLPIAMLYILAVASVGIYGIVLAGWSSGSTYPLLGGLRSCAQMISYEIAMGAAFASVFLYSGSMSTSAIVDAQKDRWFIVLLPVSFIIYIVTMIGETNRAPFDMPESEGDLVGGFNTEYSSIKFAMFMLAEYVNMVTVSAVSATLFLGGWRAPWPISTFWEGANHGWWPMLWFVIKVQLLLFFFIWLRGTLPRVRYDQLMKLGWKVLIPVSVVWLMLVATVRALRNDNYDYSRIVLYGAGAVVAILLLSFVYDIFRDKQEKQERAAEEAAGPGPAFDPMAGGFPVPPLPGQTLPPVPRRPSRTERELIVSGGVDTVSDGKEADDA, from the coding sequence ATGTTCGGACGGGACCCCTGGTGGCTGGTTGTCATCAAGGCCGTCTTCTGCTTCGCGTTCCTGATGATCACCGTGCTCTTCTCCATCGTGTGGGAGCGCAAGGTCGTCGCCTGGATGCAGCTGCGCATCGGCCCCAACCGGCACGGCCCCTGGGGAATGCTCCAGTCGCTCGCCGACGGCATCAAGCTGATGCTGAAGGAGGACCTGGTCGTCAAGCGGGCGGACAAGCTGGTCTACGTGCTGGCGCCGATCGTCGCCGCGGTACCCGCCTTCATGGCGATCGCGGTGATCCCCTTCGGCCCCTCCGGCAACGAGGTGTCGATCTTCGGCCACCGTACGACGATGCAGCTCACCGACCTGCCGATCGCGATGCTCTACATCCTCGCGGTCGCATCGGTCGGCATCTACGGCATCGTCCTGGCCGGCTGGTCGTCCGGGTCGACGTACCCGCTGCTCGGCGGACTCCGCTCCTGCGCGCAGATGATCAGCTACGAGATCGCGATGGGCGCCGCCTTCGCCTCCGTCTTCCTCTACTCGGGGTCGATGTCGACCTCGGCGATCGTGGACGCGCAGAAGGACCGCTGGTTCATCGTGCTGCTGCCGGTCTCCTTCATCATCTACATCGTCACCATGATCGGTGAGACCAACCGCGCCCCGTTCGACATGCCGGAGTCCGAAGGCGACCTGGTCGGCGGCTTCAACACCGAGTACTCGTCCATCAAGTTCGCGATGTTCATGCTGGCCGAGTACGTCAACATGGTCACCGTTTCGGCGGTCTCCGCGACGCTCTTCCTGGGCGGCTGGCGGGCCCCGTGGCCGATCTCCACCTTCTGGGAGGGCGCGAACCACGGCTGGTGGCCGATGCTCTGGTTCGTCATCAAGGTCCAGCTCCTCCTCTTCTTCTTCATCTGGCTGCGCGGCACGCTTCCCCGCGTGCGCTACGACCAGTTGATGAAGCTCGGCTGGAAGGTCCTCATCCCGGTCTCCGTGGTCTGGCTGATGCTGGTGGCGACCGTGCGGGCGCTGCGCAACGACAACTACGACTACTCCCGGATCGTGCTCTACGGAGCCGGGGCCGTCGTGGCGATCCTGCTGCTCTCCTTCGTCTACGACATCTTCCGCGACAAGCAGGAGAAGCAGGAGCGGGCCGCCGAGGAAGCCGCGGGCCCCGGGCCGGCCTTCGACCCGATGGCGGGCGGCTTCCCCGTACCACCGTTGCCGGGACAGACCCTTCCACCCGTACCCAGGCGGCCTTCACGCACGGAGCGGGAGCTGATTGTCAGTGGTGGCGTGGACACTGTGAGTGATGGAAAGGAGGCTGACGATGCCTGA
- the nuoI gene encoding NADH-quinone oxidoreductase subunit NuoI: MPDRSTGASGSSGSSGDDTPGTPETPKTPWQNPVAGFGVTFKAMFKKRLTEQYPEQEKTTAPRFHGRHQLNRHPDGLEKCIGCELCAWACPADAIYVEGADNAEEERYSPGERYGRVYQINYARCILCGLCIEACPTRALTMTNDFELADSSRANLIYTKEQLLAGLDEGMVDSPHSIFPGTDEQDYYRGLVTEAAPGTVRQTAFSKGETAEPPAGAGAPNEGAQA; this comes from the coding sequence ATGCCTGACCGCTCTACAGGGGCTTCCGGGTCCTCCGGGTCTTCCGGGGACGACACCCCCGGGACACCCGAGACCCCGAAGACACCGTGGCAGAACCCGGTGGCCGGCTTCGGCGTGACCTTCAAGGCCATGTTCAAGAAGCGGCTCACCGAGCAGTACCCGGAGCAGGAGAAGACGACGGCGCCGCGCTTCCACGGGCGGCACCAGCTCAACCGGCATCCGGACGGACTGGAGAAGTGCATCGGGTGCGAGCTGTGCGCCTGGGCCTGCCCGGCGGACGCGATCTATGTGGAGGGCGCGGACAACGCCGAGGAGGAGCGCTACTCCCCGGGCGAGCGGTACGGCCGCGTCTACCAGATCAACTACGCCCGCTGCATCCTGTGCGGACTCTGCATCGAGGCCTGCCCCACCCGGGCGCTCACGATGACGAACGACTTCGAGCTCGCCGACAGCAGCCGCGCCAACCTGATCTACACCAAGGAGCAGTTGCTCGCCGGCCTGGACGAGGGCATGGTCGACTCGCCGCACTCGATCTTCCCGGGTACCGACGAACAGGACTACTACCGGGGCCTGGTGACCGAAGCCGCCCCCGGCACGGTCCGCCAGACCGCGTTCTCCAAGGGTGAGACGGCCGAGCCGCCGGCCGGGGCCGGGGCGCCGAACGAGGGGGCGCAGGCGTGA
- a CDS encoding NADH-quinone oxidoreductase subunit J, which translates to MNYLTSTGEAFQFWVLGTVAVIGALSTVLMRRAVHSALSLAGTMIILAVFYLANGAYFLGIVQIVVYTGAIMMLFLFVVMLVGVTAADSLTETIKGQRWLAVLCGLGFGILLIAGIANASLKSFTGLGQANAHGNVQGLAALIFTKYVFAFEITGALLITAAVGAMVLTHRERTEQARTQRQMSEDRVRSKQVPPLPAPGVYARHNAVDVAGLLPDGTPAELTVMQTLRQRGQIRDVSSQALADLRALEQRSEERLGRTSGHGHDAGIAGESDRPGSTRSDRSDRLDREEEEAK; encoded by the coding sequence GTGAACTACCTGACCTCCACCGGTGAGGCCTTCCAGTTCTGGGTGCTGGGCACGGTCGCCGTGATCGGCGCGCTCTCCACCGTACTGATGCGGCGTGCCGTGCACAGCGCGCTGAGCCTCGCCGGGACCATGATCATCCTGGCGGTGTTCTACCTCGCCAACGGCGCCTACTTCCTGGGCATCGTCCAGATCGTCGTCTACACCGGCGCGATCATGATGCTCTTCCTCTTCGTGGTCATGCTGGTCGGCGTCACCGCGGCCGACTCGCTCACGGAGACCATCAAGGGGCAGCGCTGGCTGGCCGTGCTCTGCGGGCTCGGCTTCGGCATCCTGCTGATCGCCGGTATCGCCAACGCCTCGCTCAAGAGCTTCACGGGTCTGGGCCAGGCCAACGCCCACGGCAATGTGCAGGGCCTCGCCGCCCTCATCTTCACCAAGTACGTCTTCGCCTTCGAGATCACCGGCGCGCTGCTCATCACCGCGGCCGTCGGCGCGATGGTGCTCACCCACCGGGAGCGCACCGAACAGGCCAGGACCCAGCGGCAGATGTCCGAGGACCGCGTACGCAGCAAGCAGGTCCCGCCGCTGCCCGCCCCCGGTGTCTACGCCCGGCACAACGCCGTGGATGTCGCCGGACTGCTCCCGGACGGCACCCCGGCGGAGCTCACCGTCATGCAGACGCTGCGTCAGCGCGGCCAGATCCGCGATGTGTCGAGCCAGGCCCTGGCGGACCTCAGGGCGCTGGAGCAGCGCTCCGAGGAGCGGCTGGGCCGTACGTCGGGACACGGCCACGACGCCGGGATCGCCGGTGAGAGCGACCGGCCCGGGAGCACTCGGTCCGACCGCTCCGACCGGCTCGACCGGGAAGAGGAGGAGGCGAAGTGA
- the nuoK gene encoding NADH-quinone oxidoreductase subunit NuoK — protein MNPVNYLYLASLLFTIGAVGVLIRRNAIVVFMCVELMLNACNLAFVAFSRMHGNLDGQIIAFFTMVVAAAEVVVGLAIIVSLFRSRHSASVDDASLMKL, from the coding sequence GTGAATCCGGTCAACTATCTGTATCTCGCCTCGCTGTTGTTCACCATCGGCGCGGTCGGGGTGCTGATCAGGCGGAACGCCATCGTGGTCTTCATGTGCGTGGAGCTGATGCTCAACGCCTGCAACCTCGCGTTCGTCGCCTTCTCCCGTATGCACGGAAACCTGGACGGCCAGATCATCGCCTTCTTCACGATGGTCGTTGCCGCCGCGGAGGTCGTGGTCGGGCTCGCGATCATCGTGTCGCTCTTCCGTTCCCGCCACTCGGCCTCGGTCGACGACGCCAGCCTGATGAAGCTGTAA
- the nuoL gene encoding NADH-quinone oxidoreductase subunit L, whose amino-acid sequence MENLIALLIAAPLLGAAVLLCGGRRFDRAGHWLGTLFAAASFVLAAVLFVNMLGKSADHRTLHQYLFSWIPVAGFKADAAFQLDQLSMTFVLLISGVGTLIHIYSIGYMEHDERRRRFFGYLNLFLAAMLLLVLADNYLLLYVGWEGVGLASYLLIGFWQHKPSAATAAKKAFIVNRVGDMGLSIAIMLMFTTFGTFAFGPVLHSVGSASQGKLTAIGLMLLLAACGKSAQVPLQSWLGDAMEGPTPVSALIHAATMVTAGVYLITRSGAIFNAAPTAQLAVVVVGAVTLLFGAIVGCAKDDIKKALAGSTMSQIGYMIMAAGLGPIGYAFAIMHLVTHGFFKAGLFLGAGSVMHGMNDEVDMRKYGGLRKYMPVTFVTFGLGYLAIIGFPGLSGFFSKDKIIEAAFAKGGTEGWILGGAALLGAGITAFYMTRVMLMTFFGEKRWVPDADGHEPHPHESPRTMTIPMIILAFGSVFAGAFFGIGNRFLHWLEPITGHSEGNSPVSAGAVTAGTMVVLVIGVAIAWLVYGRKPVPAVAPKGSLLTRAARRDLLQDDFNHVVLVRGGEHLTRSLVYLDHSLVDGVVNGTAASVGGLSGRLRKLQNGYARSYAASMFGGAVILVAATLLMRAV is encoded by the coding sequence GTGGAGAACCTGATTGCGCTGCTGATCGCAGCGCCTTTGCTCGGAGCGGCGGTACTGCTCTGCGGTGGGCGGCGGTTCGACCGTGCCGGCCACTGGCTCGGCACGCTGTTCGCCGCCGCGTCCTTCGTGCTGGCGGCCGTCCTCTTCGTGAACATGCTGGGCAAGAGCGCGGACCACCGCACCCTGCACCAGTACCTGTTCAGCTGGATCCCGGTGGCCGGCTTCAAGGCCGACGCCGCCTTCCAGCTCGACCAGCTGTCGATGACGTTCGTCCTGCTGATCTCCGGTGTGGGCACGCTGATCCACATCTACTCGATCGGCTACATGGAGCACGACGAACGGCGCCGCCGCTTCTTCGGCTATCTGAACCTCTTCCTCGCGGCGATGCTGCTGCTGGTCCTCGCCGACAACTACCTGCTGCTGTACGTCGGCTGGGAGGGCGTCGGCCTCGCCTCGTACCTCCTGATCGGCTTCTGGCAGCACAAGCCGTCCGCGGCGACGGCGGCCAAGAAGGCCTTCATCGTCAACCGCGTCGGTGACATGGGCCTGTCGATCGCGATCATGCTGATGTTCACCACCTTCGGGACCTTCGCCTTCGGCCCGGTCCTGCACTCCGTGGGGAGCGCCTCGCAGGGCAAGCTCACCGCCATCGGCCTGATGCTCCTGCTCGCCGCGTGCGGCAAGTCGGCGCAGGTGCCGCTCCAGTCCTGGCTCGGTGACGCGATGGAGGGCCCGACCCCGGTCTCGGCCCTGATCCACGCGGCGACGATGGTGACCGCGGGCGTCTACCTCATCACCCGCTCCGGCGCGATCTTCAACGCCGCTCCCACCGCGCAGCTGGCCGTCGTGGTGGTCGGCGCGGTGACACTGCTCTTCGGGGCGATCGTCGGTTGTGCGAAGGACGACATCAAGAAGGCCCTCGCGGGCTCGACCATGTCGCAGATCGGCTACATGATCATGGCGGCGGGACTCGGCCCGATCGGGTACGCCTTCGCGATCATGCACCTCGTCACACACGGCTTCTTCAAGGCCGGGCTCTTCCTCGGCGCCGGATCGGTCATGCACGGCATGAACGACGAGGTGGACATGCGAAAGTACGGCGGCCTGCGGAAGTACATGCCGGTGACGTTCGTGACCTTCGGCCTCGGCTATCTGGCGATCATCGGCTTCCCCGGCCTCTCCGGCTTCTTCTCCAAGGACAAGATCATCGAGGCGGCCTTCGCGAAGGGCGGCACCGAGGGCTGGATCCTCGGCGGCGCGGCCCTGCTGGGCGCCGGCATCACGGCCTTCTACATGACCCGGGTCATGCTGATGACGTTCTTCGGCGAGAAGCGCTGGGTGCCGGACGCGGACGGCCACGAGCCGCACCCGCACGAGTCGCCCAGGACGATGACCATCCCCATGATCATCCTGGCCTTCGGCTCGGTCTTCGCCGGTGCGTTCTTCGGCATCGGTAACCGCTTCCTGCACTGGCTGGAGCCCATCACCGGCCACTCCGAGGGCAATTCGCCGGTCAGCGCGGGCGCCGTCACCGCCGGGACGATGGTGGTCCTGGTGATCGGCGTCGCCATCGCCTGGCTCGTCTACGGACGCAAGCCCGTGCCCGCGGTGGCCCCCAAGGGTTCGCTGCTCACCCGCGCCGCCCGGCGCGACCTGCTCCAGGACGACTTCAACCACGTGGTCCTGGTCCGCGGCGGCGAGCACCTCACCCGGTCGCTGGTCTACCTCGACCACTCCCTGGTGGACGGCGTCGTCAACGGCACGGCCGCCTCGGTCGGCGGGCTCTCGGGACGGCTGCGCAAACTGCAGAACGGCTACGCCCGCAGCTACGCGGCCTCGATGTTCGGCGGCGCAGTGATCCTCGTCGCCGCGACCCTGCTGATGAGGGCGGTCTGA
- a CDS encoding NADH-quinone oxidoreductase subunit M: protein MSFPLLTVTAALPAVGAVATAAVPAARRTAAKWLALLFSLGTLALGAVQLVRFDPGGARYQLTESHAWIKDFGVRYELGVDGIGLAMIALTALLIPFVILAGWHDADPLETHSSRWRPTQGFFALILAVEAMVILSFEATDVFLFYILFEAMLIPMYFLIGGFGDRAHAGGDEAAATQRSYAAVKFLLYNLVGGLLMLAAVIGLYVVAGNFSLQEIVAARANGSLHMATSTERWLFLGFFFAFAVKAPLWPLHTWLPNAMGEATAPVAVLITAVVDKVGTFAMLRFCLQLFPEASKWATPVILVLALISIVYGALVAVGQRDIKRLIAYASVSHFGFIILGIFAMTTQGQSGATLYMVNHGISTAALMLVAGFLISRRGSRLIADYGGVQKVAPVLAGTFLIGGLATLSLPGLSPFVSEFLVLVGTFSAYPAAGIIATVGIVLAALYVLVLYQRTMTGPVRATVQGMADLKVRELVVVLPLIALLVFLGVYPKPLTEIVNPAVKHTMSDVQKKDPKPTVEAAK, encoded by the coding sequence ATGTCCTTTCCTCTCCTGACGGTGACCGCGGCGCTCCCGGCGGTCGGTGCGGTCGCCACCGCCGCGGTCCCGGCCGCGCGGCGCACCGCGGCGAAGTGGCTCGCGCTGCTCTTCTCGCTCGGCACGCTCGCCCTGGGCGCCGTCCAGCTCGTCCGGTTCGACCCCGGCGGCGCCCGCTACCAGCTCACCGAATCGCACGCCTGGATCAAGGACTTCGGCGTGCGGTACGAGCTGGGGGTGGACGGCATCGGGCTCGCGATGATCGCCCTGACCGCCCTGCTCATCCCGTTCGTCATCCTGGCCGGCTGGCACGACGCCGACCCCCTGGAGACGCACAGCTCGCGCTGGCGGCCCACCCAGGGCTTCTTCGCCCTGATCCTGGCCGTCGAGGCGATGGTGATCCTCTCCTTCGAGGCCACCGACGTCTTCCTGTTCTACATCCTCTTCGAAGCCATGCTCATCCCGATGTACTTCCTCATCGGCGGCTTCGGGGACCGGGCGCACGCCGGGGGCGACGAGGCGGCGGCGACCCAACGCTCGTACGCGGCAGTCAAGTTCCTCCTCTACAACCTGGTCGGCGGCCTGCTCATGCTGGCCGCAGTCATCGGCCTCTACGTCGTCGCGGGGAACTTCTCCCTCCAGGAGATCGTCGCCGCGCGGGCCAACGGCTCGCTGCACATGGCGACCAGCACCGAGCGCTGGCTCTTCCTCGGCTTCTTCTTCGCCTTCGCGGTGAAGGCGCCGCTCTGGCCGCTGCACACCTGGCTGCCGAACGCCATGGGTGAGGCGACCGCCCCGGTCGCCGTGCTGATCACCGCCGTGGTCGACAAGGTCGGCACGTTCGCGATGCTGCGCTTCTGCCTCCAGCTCTTCCCGGAGGCGAGCAAGTGGGCCACCCCGGTGATCCTGGTGCTCGCGCTGATCAGCATCGTCTACGGCGCGCTCGTCGCGGTCGGCCAGCGCGACATCAAGCGGCTGATCGCCTACGCGTCGGTCTCGCACTTCGGCTTCATCATCCTGGGCATCTTCGCGATGACCACCCAGGGCCAGTCGGGCGCGACGCTCTACATGGTCAACCACGGGATCTCGACGGCCGCCCTGATGCTGGTGGCCGGGTTCCTGATCTCGCGGCGCGGCTCGCGGCTCATCGCCGACTACGGCGGTGTGCAGAAGGTGGCCCCAGTGCTGGCCGGGACCTTCCTGATCGGCGGTCTCGCCACCCTGTCGCTGCCCGGCCTGTCGCCGTTCGTCAGTGAATTCCTGGTCCTGGTCGGCACATTCAGCGCGTACCCGGCCGCCGGGATCATCGCGACGGTCGGCATCGTGCTGGCCGCGCTCTACGTCCTGGTCCTCTACCAGCGCACCATGACCGGCCCGGTCAGGGCGACGGTGCAGGGCATGGCGGACCTCAAGGTCCGTGAACTGGTCGTCGTGCTGCCGCTGATCGCGCTGCTGGTCTTCCTCGGCGTCTATCCGAAGCCGCTGACGGAGATCGTCAACCCGGCCGTGAAGCACACCATGTCCGACGTCCAGAAGAAGGACCCCAAGCCCACAGTGGAGGCCGCGAAGTGA
- the nuoN gene encoding NADH-quinone oxidoreductase subunit NuoN, giving the protein MSATAVHSLWTTGAAGPIGKIPTPHIEYAQLSPVLIILGAAMLGVLVEAFVPRRVRYHAQVFLSVVAVVASFAAVVALAAGGYGSTKAHIAAMGAVAVDGPALFLQGTILLASLVAVFTFAERRLDPEVHGNRTDSFAAQAAAVPGSDSEQEAVKAGFTTTEVFPLALFAIGGMLVFPAANDLLTLFVALEVFSLPLYLLCAVARRKRLMSQEAAVKYFLLGAFSSAFLLFGIALLYGYAGSVSYARIADVVNGTVQNVDPALANTMGNDALLLIGGAMILLGLLFKVGAVPFHMWTPDVYQGAPTPVTGFMAAATKVAAFGALLRLLYVVLPGMRWDWRPVMWAIAIITMLGGAVVAITQTDIKRMLAYSSIAHAGFILAGVIATTPEGVSSVLFYLVTYSFVTIGAFAVVTLVRDAGGEATHLSKWAGLGRRSPLVAAVFAVFLLAFAGIPLTSGFSGKFAVFKAAADGGAGGLVVVGVISSAIAAFFYIRVIVLMFFSEPKADGPTVAVPSPLTMTTIAVGVAVTLVLGLAPQYFLDLAGQAGVFAR; this is encoded by the coding sequence GTGAGCGCAACAGCTGTCCACAGCCTGTGGACAACGGGGGCGGCGGGCCCCATCGGCAAGATCCCGACCCCGCACATCGAGTACGCGCAGCTCTCACCCGTGCTGATCATTCTCGGTGCGGCGATGCTGGGCGTCCTCGTCGAGGCCTTCGTGCCGCGCAGGGTCCGCTACCACGCCCAGGTGTTCCTCAGTGTCGTGGCGGTCGTCGCCTCCTTCGCGGCGGTCGTCGCGCTGGCGGCCGGCGGTTACGGCTCGACCAAGGCGCACATCGCGGCGATGGGCGCGGTCGCGGTCGACGGGCCCGCGCTCTTCCTGCAGGGCACCATCCTGCTGGCCTCGCTGGTGGCGGTCTTCACCTTCGCCGAGCGCAGGCTCGACCCGGAGGTGCACGGCAACCGTACGGACTCCTTCGCCGCGCAGGCCGCCGCCGTACCGGGCAGCGACAGCGAACAGGAAGCGGTCAAGGCCGGGTTCACCACCACCGAGGTCTTCCCGCTCGCGCTGTTCGCCATCGGCGGGATGCTCGTCTTCCCCGCGGCCAACGATCTGCTGACGCTCTTCGTGGCGCTGGAGGTCTTCTCGCTGCCGCTCTACCTGCTCTGCGCCGTCGCCCGCCGCAAGAGGCTGATGTCGCAGGAAGCGGCCGTGAAGTACTTCCTGCTCGGGGCGTTCTCCTCGGCGTTCCTGCTCTTCGGGATCGCCCTGCTCTACGGGTACGCGGGCTCCGTCTCGTACGCCCGGATCGCCGACGTCGTCAACGGCACCGTGCAGAACGTCGACCCGGCGCTCGCCAACACGATGGGCAACGACGCACTGCTGCTCATCGGCGGCGCGATGATCCTGCTCGGGCTGCTCTTCAAGGTCGGCGCCGTGCCGTTCCACATGTGGACCCCGGACGTCTACCAGGGGGCGCCCACCCCGGTCACCGGCTTCATGGCGGCGGCCACCAAGGTCGCCGCGTTCGGCGCGCTGCTGCGGCTGCTGTACGTGGTGCTGCCGGGGATGCGCTGGGACTGGCGGCCCGTGATGTGGGCCATCGCGATCATCACGATGCTGGGCGGCGCGGTCGTAGCGATCACGCAGACCGACATCAAGCGGATGCTGGCCTACTCGTCCATCGCGCACGCCGGGTTCATCCTGGCCGGTGTCATCGCCACCACACCGGAGGGCGTCAGCTCGGTCCTCTTCTACCTGGTGACGTACTCGTTCGTGACGATCGGTGCCTTCGCCGTGGTCACGCTGGTACGGGACGCGGGCGGCGAGGCCACGCACCTCTCCAAGTGGGCGGGGCTCGGGCGGCGTTCACCGCTGGTGGCCGCGGTCTTCGCCGTCTTCCTGCTGGCCTTCGCGGGCATCCCGCTGACCAGCGGGTTCAGCGGGAAGTTCGCCGTGTTCAAGGCGGCGGCCGACGGCGGGGCCGGCGGTCTGGTCGTGGTCGGTGTGATCTCGTCCGCCATCGCCGCGTTCTTCTACATCCGGGTCATCGTGCTGATGTTCTTCAGCGAGCCGAAGGCGGACGGCCCGACGGTCGCCGTCCCGTCGCCGCTGACGATGACGACGATCGCCGTGGGTGTCGCGGTCACGCTGGTGCTGGGGCTCGCCCCGCAGTACTTCCTGGACCTGGCGGGCCAGGCGGGGGTCTTCGCCCGGTAG
- the recQ gene encoding DNA helicase RecQ produces MKGSGEAVAERTEQAERTTHARGAESEALSTLHRVFGYDAFRGEQEEIIGQVVDGGDAVVLMPTGGGKSLCYQIPALVRPGTGVVISPLIALMQDQVDALRALGVRAGFMNSTQDFDERRTVEAELLAGELDLLYLAPERLRVEATLGLLSRAKISVFAIDEAHCVASWGHDFRPDYLALSLLGERWPDVPRIALTATATRATHQEITERLGMPDARHFVAGFDRPNIQYRIVPKNDPKKQLLAFLKEEHAGDAGIVYCLSRASVERTAEYLCKNGVEAVPYHAGLDAGTRAVHQSRFLREDGLVVVATIAFGMGIDKPDVRFVAHLDLPKSVEGYYQETGRAGRDGLPSTAWMTYGLQDVVQQRKMIQSGEGGEAFRRRAAAHLDAMLALCETADCRRAQLLQYFGQEAVAPACGNCDTCLTPPETWDGTVAAQKVLSTVVRLERERRQKFGAGQIVDILLGRRTAKVIQFDHDQLSVFGIGEDVPEAQWRGVVRQLLAQGLLAVEGEYGTLVLTGTSGSVLSGETGVRLRKEPEKAVVARAAKGEKKARAAVAAADLPAEAVPVFEALRTWRGKQAKEQGVPAYVIFHDATLREIATVRPATLGELGGIGGLGEKKLATYGEGVLGVLGELAGAGGTAPDQQAGTADRDGGQPAQSGGRTAQSGAQTAKPARTGRPASSAPARVPAQGEPDDPGAWDEPDFSDYPEDPEA; encoded by the coding sequence ATGAAGGGCAGTGGCGAGGCAGTGGCCGAGCGTACGGAGCAGGCAGAGCGGACCACGCACGCGCGGGGCGCGGAGAGCGAGGCGCTCAGCACCCTGCACCGGGTCTTCGGCTACGACGCCTTCCGCGGCGAGCAGGAAGAGATCATCGGGCAGGTGGTGGACGGCGGGGACGCCGTCGTGCTGATGCCGACCGGTGGCGGAAAGTCCCTCTGCTACCAGATCCCCGCCCTGGTCAGGCCGGGTACGGGCGTGGTGATCTCCCCACTGATCGCACTGATGCAGGACCAGGTGGACGCGCTGCGCGCCCTCGGTGTGCGCGCGGGCTTCATGAACTCCACGCAGGACTTCGACGAGCGCCGCACCGTGGAGGCCGAGCTGCTCGCCGGAGAGCTCGACCTGCTCTATCTGGCGCCCGAGCGGCTGCGGGTCGAGGCCACGCTCGGTCTGCTGAGCCGCGCGAAGATCTCCGTGTTCGCGATCGACGAAGCGCACTGTGTCGCCAGCTGGGGACACGACTTCCGCCCGGACTACCTGGCGCTCTCGCTGCTCGGCGAGCGCTGGCCCGACGTCCCGCGCATCGCCCTGACGGCCACCGCCACCCGCGCCACGCACCAGGAGATCACCGAGCGGCTCGGGATGCCGGACGCGCGGCACTTCGTCGCGGGCTTCGACCGGCCCAACATCCAGTACCGGATCGTCCCCAAGAACGACCCCAAGAAGCAGCTGCTCGCCTTCCTCAAGGAGGAGCACGCGGGGGACGCCGGAATCGTCTACTGCCTCTCCCGTGCCTCCGTCGAGCGGACCGCCGAGTACCTCTGCAAGAACGGTGTCGAGGCCGTGCCGTACCACGCGGGGCTCGACGCGGGCACCCGCGCCGTCCACCAGTCGCGTTTCCTGCGGGAGGACGGCCTGGTGGTGGTCGCGACGATCGCCTTCGGGATGGGGATCGACAAGCCGGACGTCCGGTTCGTCGCCCACCTCGACCTGCCCAAGTCGGTGGAGGGGTACTACCAGGAGACCGGGCGCGCCGGGCGGGACGGGCTGCCGTCCACGGCGTGGATGACGTACGGACTCCAGGACGTCGTGCAGCAGCGCAAGATGATCCAGAGCGGCGAGGGCGGCGAGGCGTTCCGGCGCCGGGCCGCGGCCCATCTCGACGCGATGCTGGCGCTCTGCGAGACGGCCGACTGCCGCCGCGCCCAGCTGCTCCAGTACTTCGGCCAGGAGGCGGTGGCCCCCGCCTGCGGGAACTGCGACACCTGCCTCACCCCGCCGGAGACCTGGGACGGCACGGTGGCGGCGCAGAAGGTGCTGTCGACGGTGGTACGGCTGGAGCGCGAGCGCAGGCAGAAGTTCGGCGCCGGCCAGATCGTCGACATCCTGCTCGGCCGCAGGACGGCCAAGGTCATCCAGTTCGACCACGACCAGCTCTCCGTCTTCGGCATCGGCGAGGACGTGCCGGAGGCCCAGTGGCGGGGTGTGGTGCGGCAGTTGCTGGCGCAGGGGCTGCTGGCGGTCGAGGGGGAGTACGGCACGCTGGTCCTGACCGGCACCAGCGGCTCGGTGCTCTCGGGAGAGACCGGGGTCCGGCTGCGCAAGGAGCCGGAGAAGGCCGTGGTGGCCCGGGCGGCCAAGGGCGAGAAGAAGGCCAGGGCGGCAGTGGCGGCAGCGGATCTGCCCGCGGAAGCGGTGCCGGTCTTCGAGGCGCTGCGGACCTGGCGCGGCAAGCAGGCCAAGGAGCAGGGCGTCCCGGCGTATGTGATCTTCCACGATGCGACACTGCGGGAGATCGCCACGGTGCGGCCCGCCACGCTCGGTGAGCTGGGTGGCATCGGCGGTCTCGGCGAGAAGAAGCTGGCGACGTACGGGGAGGGCGTGCTCGGGGTGCTGGGCGAGCTGGCGGGTGCGGGCGGGACCGCACCGGACCAGCAGGCCGGCACAGCGGACCGGGACGGCGGCCAGCCGGCCCAGTCCGGCGGCCGGACCGCCCAGTCCGGCGCGCAGACCGCCAAGCCTGCCCGGACTGGCCGGCCCGCCTCGTCGGCCCCGGCCCGGGTGCCCGCGCAGGGCGAGCCGGACGACCCGGGAGCCTGGGACGAGCCGGACTTCTCGGACTACCCCGAGGACCCGGAGGCGTAG